The proteins below are encoded in one region of Sedimentibacter sp. zth1:
- the thiW gene encoding energy coupling factor transporter S component ThiW, translating into MKKISTKKLAFAGVLCAVAVVCSPFSIPFGASKCFPVQHFVNIIGGVFLGPVYNVIVAFVTSLIRNLLGTGSLLAFPGSMCGALLCGLMYKYFKNLPLVYLGELIGTSIIGGILAYPVATLIMGKEASLFLYVIPFFISTFGGTIIGALLVTALKKTKALDKVFLVSR; encoded by the coding sequence ATGAAAAAAATTAGTACAAAGAAATTAGCCTTTGCAGGCGTGTTATGTGCTGTTGCTGTTGTATGCTCTCCTTTTTCTATTCCTTTTGGAGCATCTAAATGCTTTCCAGTACAGCATTTTGTAAATATTATAGGGGGAGTTTTTTTAGGCCCTGTATACAATGTAATTGTGGCATTTGTAACAAGTCTTATCAGAAATCTCCTTGGTACAGGCTCTTTGTTAGCTTTCCCTGGTAGTATGTGTGGTGCACTTTTGTGTGGATTGATGTATAAATATTTTAAAAATTTACCTTTGGTATATCTGGGTGAACTTATTGGAACATCTATTATTGGTGGGATATTAGCATATCCTGTAGCTACTTTAATAATGGGAAAAGAAGCATCATTATTTTTATATGTTATACCATTTTTTATAAGCACATTTGGCGGAACAATTATAGGTGCTTTGCTTGTTACAGCACTTAAGAAAACTAAAGCATTGGATAAAGTTTTTTTGGTTAGCAGATAG
- a CDS encoding GntR family transcriptional regulator: MNILISNSSDKPIYEQIVSQIKACIISGELKDNDALPSMRLLAKELRISVITTKRAYEELEKEGFIVSVTGKGSFVAAKNINLIKEEALKYIEEEMSKIIEKSNLCNISFEELIEMFKTIYEGD; the protein is encoded by the coding sequence ATGAATATTCTAATTAGTAACTCGAGTGATAAACCAATATATGAACAAATAGTTTCTCAGATTAAAGCATGCATAATTTCTGGAGAACTCAAGGATAATGATGCCTTACCATCAATGAGGTTACTTGCAAAAGAATTGAGAATAAGCGTAATAACAACAAAACGCGCTTATGAAGAGCTTGAAAAAGAAGGCTTTATAGTTTCTGTGACGGGAAAAGGAAGCTTTGTTGCAGCTAAAAATATTAATTTAATAAAAGAAGAAGCTCTCAAATACATAGAGGAAGAAATGTCAAAAATTATTGAAAAATCAAACTTGTGTAATATTAGTTTTGAAGAGCTGATTGAAATGTTTAAAACAATTTATGAAGGAGATTGA
- the thiC gene encoding phosphomethylpyrimidine synthase ThiC: MRNYKTQMEAAKKGIITPEMELVAKKENVDVQYILKEVACGEICIPANINHKSLSAEGIGKGLRTKINVNLGISGDLMDYELEMKKAKLAVEHGCAAIMDLSNYGKTNKFRKELIEFSPAVIGTVPMYDAVGYLEKDLLDITAKDFLRVVEAHAKEGVDFLTIHAGINKRAIEAFKRQKRLTNIVSRGGSLLFAWMEMTGNENPFYEFYDEVLDILREYDVTISIGDALRPGCINDSTDAGQIAELIEIGNLTKRAWEKDVQVLVEGPGHVAMNEIAANMQLEKKLCYNAPFYVLGPIVTDIAPGYDHITSAIGGAIAAANGADFLCYVTPAEHLRLPDLNDVKEGIIASKIAAHAADIAKGIPGAKEIDYKMSDARRRVDWDDMFECALDKEKAKEYYESAKPSEKHTCTMCGKMCAMRTTNKILSGEKVEIKN; encoded by the coding sequence ATGAGAAATTATAAAACACAAATGGAAGCGGCTAAAAAAGGTATAATTACACCTGAAATGGAATTGGTTGCAAAGAAAGAAAATGTTGATGTTCAGTATATATTAAAAGAGGTAGCTTGTGGTGAAATATGTATACCTGCAAATATTAATCACAAATCATTGTCTGCTGAAGGAATCGGAAAAGGATTAAGAACAAAAATCAATGTTAATCTTGGAATTTCAGGAGATTTAATGGATTATGAACTAGAAATGAAAAAAGCTAAGCTAGCTGTAGAGCATGGCTGTGCTGCTATAATGGATTTGAGTAACTACGGAAAGACAAATAAATTTAGAAAAGAATTGATAGAATTTTCTCCAGCTGTGATAGGTACAGTTCCTATGTATGATGCTGTAGGATATCTTGAAAAGGATTTGCTTGATATTACTGCAAAGGATTTTTTAAGAGTTGTAGAAGCACATGCAAAGGAAGGTGTAGACTTTTTAACTATACATGCAGGTATTAATAAAAGAGCTATAGAAGCTTTTAAAAGACAAAAAAGATTGACAAATATAGTATCAAGAGGTGGATCATTGCTATTTGCATGGATGGAAATGACAGGAAATGAGAATCCTTTCTATGAGTTCTATGATGAAGTTCTTGATATATTGAGAGAATATGATGTGACAATAAGTATAGGTGATGCTCTAAGACCAGGCTGTATAAACGACAGTACAGATGCTGGACAAATAGCTGAACTTATAGAAATAGGGAATTTAACAAAACGTGCATGGGAAAAAGATGTTCAGGTTCTAGTAGAGGGACCGGGACATGTTGCAATGAATGAAATAGCTGCAAACATGCAATTAGAGAAAAAGCTTTGCTATAACGCACCATTTTATGTATTAGGACCTATAGTAACTGATATTGCACCGGGCTATGACCATATAACATCAGCTATTGGAGGAGCAATTGCAGCTGCAAACGGTGCAGACTTCTTATGCTATGTAACACCTGCTGAACATTTGAGATTACCTGACTTAAATGATGTTAAAGAAGGTATAATTGCTTCAAAAATAGCGGCACATGCGGCAGATATAGCAAAAGGAATACCAGGTGCAAAAGAAATAGACTATAAAATGAGTGATGCAAGAAGAAGAGTAGACTGGGATGATATGTTCGAATGTGCTCTTGATAAAGAAAAAGCAAAAGAATACTATGAAAGTGCAAAACCTTCTGAAAAACATACATGTACTATGTGTGGAAAAATGTGTGCTATGAGAACAACAAACAAAATCTTATCTGGTGAAAAAGTAGAGATTAAAAACTGA
- a CDS encoding helix-turn-helix domain-containing protein, which yields MFQTKTVGRKIFELRKEKNITQMELADLLGVSYQAVSNWERGNSMPDISKLSDLSRILGISIDDLLNDEKSSTIIKNVIGGTEEEYIKENEVSLDEINDIAPILKPNQTEKIVDKVIESSNENFKFEDIVAIAPNLDEDFLYTLIKNCIDTATLEDVLSIAPFLDEDDIDELAIGLLDADNVNTKIVVSLAPFMTEDGLDTIVNKYSDKINIEAIACFLDEDTVSDYAKKMYNLNEFDKIIKIACYMDSDDVAELALKAAKDDNIHFVTTVAPYIDDEDELHEIASILVKKHGISGIKGIMPFL from the coding sequence ATGTTTCAAACAAAAACAGTAGGTAGAAAAATATTTGAACTAAGAAAGGAAAAAAATATAACACAAATGGAGCTTGCTGATTTACTAGGAGTAAGCTATCAGGCGGTAAGCAATTGGGAAAGAGGAAACTCAATGCCAGACATTTCAAAATTATCTGATTTATCTAGAATTTTAGGTATAAGTATAGATGATTTGTTAAATGATGAAAAATCATCTACCATTATTAAAAATGTAATTGGCGGAACAGAGGAAGAATACATAAAAGAAAATGAAGTTTCATTAGATGAAATCAATGATATTGCACCTATATTAAAGCCTAATCAAACTGAAAAAATAGTTGATAAAGTAATTGAAAGTAGCAATGAAAATTTTAAATTTGAAGACATAGTTGCAATAGCACCAAACTTGGATGAGGATTTTCTATATACTTTAATTAAAAATTGCATAGATACAGCTACATTAGAAGATGTACTATCCATAGCTCCATTTCTTGATGAAGATGATATTGACGAATTAGCTATTGGTCTTTTAGACGCCGACAATGTAAATACTAAAATTGTAGTGAGTTTAGCACCTTTCATGACTGAGGATGGATTAGATACTATTGTAAACAAATATAGTGATAAGATAAATATAGAAGCTATTGCATGCTTTTTAGATGAAGATACTGTAAGTGATTATGCAAAAAAGATGTATAATTTAAATGAATTTGATAAAATCATAAAAATTGCATGCTACATGGATAGTGATGATGTTGCTGAATTAGCTTTAAAAGCTGCTAAAGATGATAATATACATTTTGTAACTACAGTAGCACCATATATAGATGATGAGGATGAACTTCATGAAATTGCAAGCATATTGGTAAAAAAGCATGGAATTAGCGGTATTAAGGGTATCATGCCTTTTCTATAA